The Saprospiraceae bacterium genome includes the window AAAAGTCTTGTTGTAGGCTATAGTATTGGTCCAGTTGAAGATGAACTGATCACTGCCATTATCTGTTTTACTACCTGGCGCATTGGGGTCACCAATATACCCGTCCAGGATAGAACCCGGATAGATGTAATATTCTCTTCTGAATATTTGATAATTACCCCCCATCTGGGTTTTGGCCGTTAAGCCAGGTGCAATAGCCGCTTCTGCATAGAAACTCCCGATCGCATTGGTCCGTTTATTATCCTCAGGATTCTTTCTGACGGCCTCTGAGATGCTGAAGCCCTGGCTGGTGAGGTTGTACCTTGGGTCTCCATTTTCATCCAGAACAAGGTTTCCTTGCCCATCTAATTGAAATTCGGTCTCATAAGGATTATATCCCAAAAAAGCATAAAACGGGTTCTGAACATTGAAACGGTCCCTCAACTCATTTTCATCCGTTTGACTAATATTTAGCGTATTGCCAATTTTCAGCCAATCGGTAACCTGGAAATCCATGTTGAGGCGCCCGGTAATGCGGTTGAAGTCGGAAGCAATAGAAATGCCATCTTCATCATAATAGCTCAAGGAAAAATAATAATTGGCAAGGTTGTTTCCGCCATTGATCGAAAAATTGTGCGACCGAACATTCCCCGTTCTCAAGAGCACATCTCGCCAATTGGTTTCCAGGAAACCCAAATTGGCTTTGAGCGCTGCAGCACTTTCTGGGCTGCGGGCGCCTAATGCCACTTCATAATCCAGTTTTTGCGTGCCGTTCATCATCTCAAAACCAATATCGACCATTTCTTTTTGACCATATTGGGCACTATATTCTATTTTTGGCTTCGTATTGGCACTTCCTTTCTTAGTGGTAATTAAAATGACCCCATTCGAAGCGCGGGAACCATAGATGGAGGTTGCACCAGCATCCTTTAAGACGGATACTTCCTTAACATCATTGGGATTCAAGGCGTTGTAATCATTTGGTGTCACTTGTACACCATCGACGATGAACAAAGGTTCATTGGAGGCATTAACGGACCCAACACCCCGAATGCGGATGTAGGCTTGCCCGCCGGGACGGCCGTTTTGTGCCACAGCCTGTAAGCCCGTGGAATGACCTTGTAAAAGGTTATCAATACTGCCGATAGGCTGAGCAATTAATTCGTCTCCTGATACCTTGGAAATGGAAGAGGTCAGGTCTGATTTTTTTACAGAATTATAGCCAACTACCACAATTTCATTCAATAAAACATCTTCTGTAGAAAGCACTATATTCAGTACGGTAGCACTTCCCACTTCCATCTCCTGGGTTTGATAACCCGTATAAGAAAAAACAAGCACATTGGCTTCTGGCGGTAGGTTGATGGAGAAATTTCCATCAAAATCGGTGACGGTACCGACGGTGGTACCCTTGGCAAGAACGGTGGCTCCAATTAGCGATTCTCCTGAATTATCCTGGACTTTACCACTAATGGATCTGGTTTGGGCAAACAAGCTAGCCATACTGCATAGGGCTAGGGTTAGCACCAGCGTGAGTCGTTTCATAAAATTGAGCGTTTAAATGAGTTAAGATTATTCAATACACAATCCGTGCAAACAAACGTTTGTACGTTTGAAGCATGAAAATATAGCCAAGCCACGGCCTAGGATGTGGCTAAAAGCAACCAATGAAATTGATCTGACCTAAGTGCAATGTACACTCAGGAGAAAATACTAATCCAGGAAATTGAATTTGATGATAAAGTGTTTTTTTCATGTAAAATGAAGGACCAAACAGCTTGGGGCTGTTAATCGCTTCTAGAAATCACCGCGAGAAGATGAAGGCAGGAAAAACTCAATCGCGCAGAATAATTGAGCTCAAAAACTATTGATTCTACCTAAATCTGCTAAATAGAAAGGTAAATTTATAAAACTATCTGGGTAGGATAAAGAAATTACCCCCTCATGTCGTATTTTCGCAACTTATCTGACAATTGAACCTTTATTAAAAGAAATGACTTAGTATTTATGTTGATAAAGGCAAGATTGTTTAGAAATAAAGAAGGAATGGAATTGAAAAAACAAGCTGAGGCAAGTATTCCTACCCCCTGGGGGGTGTTCAATATGATTGCCTTTGCCGAAAATGAAGCGGATTGGATGCCCCACCTGGCGCTCGTGCATGAGGATTTTGATGCTCAAACAACGGTCCTCACGCGCATACATTCAGAGTGTATCACCGGCGACTTATTTGGTTCCAGGCGTTGTGACTGTGGAGAACAACTTGGCAAATCAATGGAATTGGCGGGAAAACAAGGCGGGGTGGTGTTGTACTTGCGGCAAGAGGGTAGGGGGATTGGTATTATTAATAAGCTGAAGGCCTATAATTTTCAGGACTTAGGCATGGATACCATTCAGGCCAACCATCAATTGGGGTTGACAACGGATGGCCGCTCTTACGAAGTCGCCATTGACATGCTCCAATCGCTCGGTATAAAAAAGATTGACCTGCTCACCAATAATCCTGATAAAATAGATGCATTTGAACATTCCTCCATTGAATTGGTCACCAGAATCCCTTTGGTGATTGAGCCTAATGATGAGAATATGCGCTACCTGAGGACCAAGCTGGATCAAATGGGGCATTTATTGAGGGACCTGTAGGCGGGTGTTAATTCACCCGAAGTACAATTTTCCCTTGATTCAAATTGGCTTCCATGCGTCGATGCGCTGCCACCACTTCCGTCCAAGGACGAACGGAATCGATGATAGGCTTAAGTTCGCCAGTTTGAAAATAATGAAGGTAGTGTTGCTGGAAATCCTGGGTAAGGGCAATTTTGTAATCCAGGCTACGCGCACGGAGCGTCGTGCCAATAATTTGCAGTCGTTTACGCAAAATATGACTAAGGTTGACCTCCGCAGGCTTGACCCCGCCAATGAGCGATAGCATTATCAACCGACCTTCTATGCCCAAACTTTCCAGGTTTTGCTGAAAATAGGGGGCTGCAATAAAATCCAGGATCACATTCACCCCGCTTCCATCTGTTAAACGACCTACCACCTCTGCAAAGTTTTCCTTTTTGTAATCGATGGCATGGCTTGCCCCTAACGCAAGACAGAGCGCATGCTTGGCAGCAGAGGCGGTGACAATACTAGTCGCCTGTTGCAACTTTACGAGTTGAATGGCTGCCGTCCCCACGCCACTTGCGCCCGCATGAATGAGCACTTGCTCTCCGGGCTGCAGTTTTGCTAGCCAGTGCAGTGCCTGGAAGGCGGTCAGGAAGACCTCAGGTATCGCCGCTGCTTCCTCAAAAGATAGCTTTTCCGGTATTTTTATGGCCATGTCTTCATGGGTGACAACGAACTCAGCGTATCCGCCACCACCAATCAGTCCACAAACCCGATCTCCCAC containing:
- a CDS encoding TonB-dependent receptor, which gives rise to MKRLTLVLTLALCSMASLFAQTRSISGKVQDNSGESLIGATVLAKGTTVGTVTDFDGNFSINLPPEANVLVFSYTGYQTQEMEVGSATVLNIVLSTEDVLLNEIVVVGYNSVKKSDLTSSISKVSGDELIAQPIGSIDNLLQGHSTGLQAVAQNGRPGGQAYIRIRGVGSVNASNEPLFIVDGVQVTPNDYNALNPNDVKEVSVLKDAGATSIYGSRASNGVILITTKKGSANTKPKIEYSAQYGQKEMVDIGFEMMNGTQKLDYEVALGARSPESAAALKANLGFLETNWRDVLLRTGNVRSHNFSINGGNNLANYYFSLSYYDEDGISIASDFNRITGRLNMDFQVTDWLKIGNTLNISQTDENELRDRFNVQNPFYAFLGYNPYETEFQLDGQGNLVLDENGDPRYNLTSQGFSISEAVRKNPEDNKRTNAIGSFYAEAAIAPGLTAKTQMGGNYQIFRREYYIYPGSILDGYIGDPNAPGSKTDNGSDQFIFNWTNTIAYNKTFGELHNFGALLGTEYFKQSLSSFRLDGKGFPSSQFTTQDNAAAITGGNTALTEWALWSQFGELRYNYNSKYYATFSLRRDGSSRFGSDNQNGLFYAGSLAWNINNEAFFGSTSVVDQLKLRISAGTSGNEPTNLYWQGTYGFGSYIDQTASFPNQLSNETIKWEENFNYSIGLDFGLFNNRLSGSLDYYSRRTYDLLFPKPLSATTGWASRLANVGEMNNSGIEFELIGDVIRKNGLTVSLFGSISTNKNKITKLDNNGEDIINAASGVSLLREGLPVNTYYLVRYVGVDPATGDQLFLDLDGNVTNKHSDDYAVAIEDKAPQPKYFGSFGLKANYKGLDFNANFYYSGGNYVYNYMMAVLESDGANININQSIDALNYWKQPGDTDVLPRPDITANTLNSDRYLQKGDYMRLRNITMGYSLPTKLLNKAAIQRLRLFVQATNLYTYNPYFKGDPEVGRGNEDSNLLLAGEFTLFTYPQTMGWTVGLNVTF
- the ribA gene encoding GTP cyclohydrolase II; the encoded protein is MELKKQAEASIPTPWGVFNMIAFAENEADWMPHLALVHEDFDAQTTVLTRIHSECITGDLFGSRRCDCGEQLGKSMELAGKQGGVVLYLRQEGRGIGIINKLKAYNFQDLGMDTIQANHQLGLTTDGRSYEVAIDMLQSLGIKKIDLLTNNPDKIDAFEHSSIELVTRIPLVIEPNDENMRYLRTKLDQMGHLLRDL
- a CDS encoding NAD(P)H-quinone oxidoreductase, with the protein product MKAILLPSFGAPEVMQMGEWETPEPGPYDIRVRVKATALNRADTMQRQGVYPPPPGESPILGLEMAGIVEKVGEAVQKWQVGDRVCGLIGGGGYAEFVVTHEDMAIKIPEKLSFEEAAAIPEVFLTAFQALHWLAKLQPGEQVLIHAGASGVGTAAIQLVKLQQATSIVTASAAKHALCLALGASHAIDYKKENFAEVVGRLTDGSGVNVILDFIAAPYFQQNLESLGIEGRLIMLSLIGGVKPAEVNLSHILRKRLQIIGTTLRARSLDYKIALTQDFQQHYLHYFQTGELKPIIDSVRPWTEVVAAHRRMEANLNQGKIVLRVN